From Juglans regia cultivar Chandler chromosome 9, Walnut 2.0, whole genome shotgun sequence:
CTCCAATCACTGTGTCTCCCTTCCGTTTTGCCACTGGTCGTGATTCTCCTGTTATCATGCTCTCATTTACGTGACTTTCCCCCCGCAGAACATAACCATCTGTGGCTACTTTGGCACCAGggataattttaattacatcaTTCTTTTGTATTAGCCGACCATCAATTTCTTGTTCGCTCACCTCATTTCCTTCACCGTCCAGAGTTAACAATATTGCTGTTTCAGGAGTCAATTCCAAAAGCTTGGCAATGGCCTCTGATGTCTTTCCCTTCGCCAAAACCTCTAAATACTTCCCAAGTAGAATAAAAGAGATAAGCATCGTGCTAGTCTCAAAGAAATCTGTACCCTCGAAATCTTTTGAATAAGCAGCCCTTAGCAATGAGTAGACAGAATAGAAGTAGGCTGCATTTGTTCCCAAAACGATCAAAACATCCATATTAGCAGAACCATGGCGCAAAGCTTTATAGGAACCAAAGTAGAATCTCCGCCCTATAATGAACTGTACTGGTGTAGAAAGCTCCCACCTCACAACCATGCCAACGGTCAACATGTTGATTACCTTAGTATCTAGTACCTGCCTAAATTCAGGGATATACATCAAAACCATGGATGTTAGAAACACAGGAATCGTAAAAACCAAACTCCATAAAAAGAATCGATAATACTGCTTAATTTCCTCCTGTCTACGAGCTTCTTTTCCTCCTCCTTTGGGGTATATGCTTGCTTTAAAACATCCACCACCAGTAGATTCAATGACACTGATGAAAGTTCTGGGTCCTATCATATCTGGtttgtaagaaattaaaactttgTTGAGTTCAGGGTATATGATTATCTCTTGAACCCCCGGGATTGCTTGAAGAGACTTTTCAATCAGTCTTGTTGTATGATGATCTGTGTCTAAACCATCAACTTTAAGCTCTATGTTACTTATTTCTTCCCCAGTACTAATGAGCATGGCTTCAAATCCAGTGTTTTCTATGGTTTCCAATAGTTTATTACAGCTCACAGTCTTAGGACTATAATGAATTTCTGCTTCTTCAGTTGCCAAGGCCACTTGGGCCTTTTGAACGCCTGGAATTGCTTGCAGAGCTGATTCAATAGTGGAGGAGCAGGAGGTGCAAGTCATTCCATTTACGTGTATTTTGCATACTTGAGTGGATTTCTTAATATTCTTGTCATTACTGATCAATGTTGCCTGAAATCCAACATTTTCAATAGTCTCACGAATTGTTTGCTCCTATAAAATCATTGGAAATAATGATAAAAGCTTAGAGCAATGTgggaaaattcaaaaacatcACTTTAATTACCTTAAGCAATTGTTAAATTTGCCAGCAAGTATTTGCATAGAATGACTAACAGGGACACCACAAACACACAATTTCTCTTAGGATCATCAttggaaaaagttaaaaagtaatgattttgtaattaaagCTGGTAGCTTTGGGCCACCAAATCAACATGGCGTGTCTGATCTAGAAAgatggaaaaagaaatgatgGTCAAAGTAACCCGGCCTGAAGTAGCATTATCATGTGGCCTTAATCAGGAAAAGGGTTGGCTGAGGGAGCTCGGGTGTGGGTTCCCATCTGCTCTCCTCACCCGAATTACATTGCAATCCGGAGAGGAAATTGCAGTGAATCACGATAAAATTAATTGGCCCAAGCAAAGATATATCTACTATCTACTTATCACAAAGTGTTAAATAGATTCTATCTATCATTTCTTTACCAAGGAAGACATGACAAGTCTGTCAAGCAATCAAGAAAGAAAGCCAAAGTTTCTGCACAGGGAAAAGGGAGAAGTAAGGGGGCTATTTAAGAGAGAATATGACAAGAACTgcacaaaaaaagaataattattaaaagaaaattataaggagacagaaaataaatatattaaaatgtcATGCAGCATAACATTCAAAATCCTCGAACCCTAATTGGTATTAACCCCCcaataattcttataaaacaATCCCTTTAGTACAGACACAGAGAGAATATAGGCTCTATGAGAAGCGACAGAGATATCTTTCTTTGAGcagtgatagggttactatcctATTACAGtattactatctatttactACTCAtagttcatttcaaattttttatttttttatcattttcttttaagtatttttttaacatctttaaccattaagaaaaaattaaaaaaatatatataattttactaatagtcacttctttaaccattaagtaaaataaaaaaataaatatatatatatatatatataaaatgagtagtaatcctatcatttttctctttctttaccATGGTGAGAAAAAGTACTGTCAGTTGCATTGATAATCATggttccaaaattaaaatagcaaTCATGTCTGGTATTTAAACCagaagtgtattttttttatttgaaaatgagacAATTTACTGATATGTAGCCCTAAAATGTCTCACtcaatataatattgaattataatatattaatattctataataatattcttttttatatggaGACACTTTTAGTACTACATTTTTACAATTATGAAGTGTTTGAATAGATAGCATATGtttctatttatagaaaaatgtcactagagaaataatagaaatacaATCAATCAATGATACTAATTGATATTAATTGATTTACACGATAAACTAAATATGATAGAGAATAAGTCATATTTCCATACaaattagaatattatgaatatattctaaGTCTGgtaatattctataataatattcttttaacaGTTAGGAACCTAGAGAAAAATGAgtaaagtaaaaaatgaaagatcaaAGATATACCGCAGCTATTCAAGAGtttaatgtaatttataatattggagaattttattcTGATAAAAGATTAAAGATACAGTGTGGCCATACAAaggtttaatataatttataacaaatcCTAATTAGGGGATTGAGTCGGATTAATAAACCCTAGTCGGTGGGTCAGGCCGAACCAACTCAACCAAGGGTCAAATTGGtcaaaaatttcatcaaaacTCTTTAATGAAGTCCCGCTCCATACAAACATGAAGTCCAACAAAAATTCAtaaagttgataattttttctaaaaatgaaatGCTTTAACCATTAATTTAACCAGATTCCACAAAAACTTAACGTTATagaaagttaataaataatattttcatgtttaaaaactattttagaGGAAGCTTGTCTTCTGAACTCCGTTAGCATCCTTTAAAAAACAAGCAAACAGCACATCGATAGTAAACCCAGGAATGATAGGAAATTAATTACTTACGTTGACAAAACTAGGGTGGTAAAGGACTTGGGCTCTATTATTGAGAACATCGACCGCGGCCTCGCGTATTCCCGGCAGCCGCATGATGGCCTTCTCGACCGAGCCGGCACATGCTGGTGAGCATGTCATGCCGATGACCGAGAACACGGCGGCCTTTGCCTCGGACGACCACCCGGTCTCCACCTTGGTTTCTTTTGGCGACATGCTTATAATAAATATCCTTGGTTCTTTTGCTCCTGGCCTGCAGGCTAGCTCCCCGCGCGGCCACCTCAATTTACTGCAAATTGATATAACTCAACCTCGATGTGTTAGATAGCTACTGATCATTTGGTGGCCACGACCGGCGACTAGCATTTGTCTCCCCCTAAATGTAAGCTTGTTTCATGTTATGGACAAGAACAGCGAAGATAAGAGGGTTTGTGCTTGATTATTTGGAAAGATAATTGGATACACactttatatatactttatgaTATAGCAGGGATGATCTCTGCGCAGTTatagtttaaataaataaatattaatgatataTGGTTGAGTACGTGTCTGGGTCCTACCATTACTTGAGATAAACGTCATGATAACATGTGTACATGATTGCCTGCAACTAAACcctagcaaaaaaaaaaaaacagaagtttttaaaaagaaagggaTCACCTTCCCCATACGACGCCCGACCGACATATATATTAGGCTTTCTGGGAAATCAAGGGGGAGTTTCATGTGAAGATGAGCATGATTCGCATGCAGAAGGATTTGTCTTCTTGTCTCTGATCACCTTTATCAGAAGACAGAGATGAAAAGGGTGATATCTTATATCTATTTTCATGGAAACGGCAATctttcttcttgatcttcttcttcttctttttgttatatatgctttttattaattatttggcTTTTGCGTCTCTCTTTCGTACTCTTTTAGttatatcatatatgtcatgatataataattatttaaatattaaattataatacaaGATGTCAACTGTGCAGCTTAGTTACATAATCTTATTCTTTATACGAAAAAAATGGttataaaccaaaaaatatttatatatattggcacAATGGCTGTAGTACTACTCATGATGATGTCCTAAAGTTGGGTAGATAACATCATTTTGTGACTTTGAGCTATCTATTTGATGGGTGGATTTTAGAGGAGGAGATCTCTTACATGATGAGCTAATTATTCGGTttgattaatattaataaaattggagtatttaatttcttcttctaagaaaaacaaaagtttcttACGATATCgactgcatatatataatatgattaatCTATCAAATGTGTATGATTTTGAAGCATTCAACATGCCGCATGATGCAGTTCTTCGGATAAGAGCTAGCATGATATATTTAGagcatgattaaaaaaaacgacgacttgtaataaaatataagaagatCATGATTAAGTATATATTTACAATTGCATTGAAAGCAATCTAAATTAAAAGGTCCACGCACATTTGCTTGATGAAGACGGAGCAATCACATCCATCCGTTTGGTCGGTAGTATTTAATACGTGATTAGAAAATTGCTAATTAgccacttatatataatttctgatCATTAAGTTAATAATTAGCGTGCTCTTAATTTGTTCatcgtgcatgcatgcagcatgctaCCTGGTTTTGAGTCTTTTTACATGTTGATCTGTTCAAAGAAGCATAAGATCATCATAAAATTAAAGAggtagaatatataatatataactaattttcaattattttatctatGTGTTCTATTATTTCTAAGCCGGTACGTGTATAGAATACATTATTCACATTAGTTACATggtgagatttgatttataagatttaaattattattttttttcaaatcaaattatgtgcatatacttatatatatatatatataaatattggttCACCTTTATATTTTCGGTTTTTTTTCAGCAGTGAGACGGACCTTTAGCCTCACAAAATTGGTGCAATCCTCCGTTTCAATAATCGTGTATGGCCTTTTGAGGTTTTGCCTTGCAACGAAGACTACGGACCTTTACCcatattttaagtgaaaatGGGCCTTTAGCTTTCTTGGACCAAGAGAAATCAATCGCATTTTTTGCAACTTGAGTGAGCAAATGGTCTTGCCGTGATCGGCAATACTATATACAATCTAAATATTCGTGCATTCTTTTGAAAGAATTTAGgatctatcattaaaaatattatttgttagtgtgaattttagatttaaccattttttttttaaataagtgcgtGAGATCTATACattctaaaattacaaatattataggCCCACGTAAACTTaagactcaaataaaaaattgatattatttttttaaaaaaaataaagatattatctAACTGTCTATTTTTTTGGGAACACAGTACAGCAGGCTTGAGAAGAGAGGCCAGGCCCAATTCAAGCAGTGAATGAACTGATCCAGCTGACTCAATAGACCAACGAGTTGAAAGAGTACAACATCTCTACACTGACCAAGTCACCTTTCTCCATACTCACCattacataataataaatatatcagtCGATTGTAAaggaaacccaaaaaaaaataaaaaaaataaaaaaaataaaaagaagaagaagaaaggaattGAGGTAATTTACAGAATTAAAAGccttgaataataatgaaaaatgatatatatatatattttttaactgggGGTATTTTGTAAAATAGCTTATGAAAGTAATATCACTTACATatatactcttattttataaaaattctagaaaaaattataaataaataaaaaattgaacgtATATCATGATTGATATATAATTCATGCCAAATATTAATTGATTGCTCCATGAAGTCATGAACTATTATCCAACGGATCTATTACAAAGATGGTTTTGTTAAGACCAGTACCACCGTGTGCCCATCACACTTAAGACACCACGCAAGACACTATTCCACACTTCGAACAAAACAACCACTCGGTCTACACTCAAAACATTTATGTCCCTTGCAAGTTGAACAACTCTCGTATTCCCTCTCACAGAGATGACCCGTGGGTACTCTTCTTTTATAGCCTTCACAAGTTGGCTCAAGCAGCTAGCCCCTATTGACCTgtctttttaaaagataaatggTATATAAAGTTTTAGAACGTGCCTTTCACGcgtattatatttaaaaaaaaaaagaaaggtgcgtgttattatcaaaaaataatttttttatatagatcttaaatttatttatttttctcaaataaaatatatagagatcACTTActttattattgtaaatatcatttcttctttttaaaacataactCCGCTTATGATtctcattaaattaaatattttatattaagtaatactaaatataattttagaatatacaAGTCTTATAcactcactttaaaaaaaaaacgtagggtccatattaaaaaaataattttttacatggaTCTaaaatttatctacttttttttaaaataagtgcaCGAGATTTGTACATCctaagactgtaaatatcatttctcttttgtgttagactaatttatttaaaaagagttTCGATCACACatgaaataaaatgttaaaatataatttaattaattaaatctctCTTCTCgttaatttaaatgtattgTCTCACATGCAAACTCATGGGAAAAGCACTTAAGAGAGATCAGTGGAGGAGATCCAAGCTGAGAATGCAcccgtgaaaaaaaaaaaaagaattagtcCATTGGCTAACAAAGAAGTTTTGTATAGTTGATTGGGATAAGGGGATAAGGGTCGTAATAGAATATATTGAAACAAGATAGAAgctgtttctttctttctattctaGAAACAAGATAGAAGTTTCTTCTTTCTACCTTGCTAACGTGTATCCCAAGTACGCTGCCTCGGTATTTCAATATCTTTCTCAATGACTTCTACCTGTTTGACAAATTGACCAAGCTAGATTGCTACAcgtacattttataaaattccatTTTCGACTTTACATAATCCCAAAGGGCACCTGCCTCCCACCTCCAATTTCACCGACACCTCCAATGTCTTCCAAGTTGAATTGTGGAGACATATAGAGCATTGTGATGCTTAAATATCATATGATCATCTAAGCGCAGACTAAGCTGGCCTGCTTGGAAATCTTGGCCAATGGTCCTCAATAATTCAATAGATTAGTCAGACATGCAGCGCGCGTAAGCAAAAGCGACTTGATTTTTACTGGGGAAGGCTTCTTCCAGTGGGAAGTGGGGGCTTCGTAGGAGTGAAGTGGAGGTAGTGGCCGAATTGAGTTGGTCATCCTGAGTGTGCATGGCAGCCGACACATGGCTGAGGGCCCCAGCTACCTCCAccagcttttgtttttttgcagTGCGTAAGCGCTTGCGTTAACGTCCAAGAGTTGCATGAGAAGGCTCGACGAATCTTATCGTCGTGTGGTACTGTAGAGTTTGTGGACCTCTAAAATCCCATTTTTCACGCACCTCCGCTGCGTATAGTTGACCAGTCTGCTTAAACAACCTGTCTTTTTTGTTTGCCAACTtgtttttttcttagaaaaatgcTGGTATAAATGGGCATGTAAATGTGATTGACgtgaaaatatttgataaaagagaGTCTAAACTGATAAAAgatgaagaatttattttaaatttgacgtGACATAGATGACTGTATGTCGATTGTATCTAATGATTTTATATAgaagaactatttttttttatttgaattctgGGATCCTACGAAAATCTTATCACATTTTCTGTGATACCTAAGAGTCTAAGACTGTATTTGTATGTCATGCACATTACTAAAATCCTTATTGAGTTATTTCTTGCTGCTCGGCTTTGATTTTGTCAAAAATTAAGAGgttaattttgattattattattctcataCTCTAATTAAAAcatgtagatttaattatttatattatatttttaatgctCTCCTCTAATGATTGGGTCCGGAATATTTAATCCAATGGAATTGAATATAAAGTCAAGGTTTGAACTCAACATATTTGTTCTGATATCATGTAAAATCACATTTTTCTCAAAAGTTTaagtaaatgaaaagaaatagatttaattatttgtattatatgctTAAcacttattattatataataatactatttatttttttgttttatcatttacAGATAAATTATAAGCTTATagatcaataattaattaaatgaagaaaattacttaaaatgcCTACATTTAGAATTTAGAtcgatttgataaaataaaaaatctcttaataaaataatatatgtgttatttattttaaataaaacaaatgcaTCCTCTCTAATCTGTGCCAAGTGGTAGATGTAGAGTTGACCATTTTTGTTTGACAGAAGCCTTTTACCTGTTCCCTACGATAAATGATATATAGTGTAAGGCCGATAATACGTAGTTCTCAATTAATTAAGAGGAACGTCGGCTCAATTAAAGCAAACTTTAATGCATTTGAACTTAATACCGCACAATCAAAGccaaatatctaaattattaaaaaaatattatatctacaaaaaacttatatatataaattcacatAATTAacgtaatttattttataataaaaataactttataatttaatatatcatataaaattatatgaatttataaatttatttttatgtaatttttttataattaaaatatttatattacatAAATAAAAGTCAGGAGAGTTGGGTTTTCTAAAGCAAAATCAGTCCCGGAACTCACGTGAAATGTCAAATTagaaaagtttgagaaaaagtTAACCGAAACGGGACagatttgaaatctatgaaaatTAGTAATTGGCCATCAAGAATCCCTTCTTTTTTATGTACTGAGTTTTCTATCCAAAACTTGACTTTTATTCAAGGAGACGAGAGTCAGAGTCAGAGACAACGCGCCTGCTTTTGAGCCAACTTTGTCttcaagaaaatgaatctttaaaggtttttttaatttatgtttaatttccagccgtcttgtaataataatgtaagaatcaaattaaattattaatcaacatatgattaatataattataaaatataaaaaaaataaaaatatttttattaaaaaaataatattatattattattttaatgaattcaatggctaatttaatgtggagttatgactaggaaagttttagatttataaaaatcatgtatttttcattaaacTTTAGATATAACTTTGATGAaaccaatgtcaatgctcttacacctcttttttgttgttgtttattaATTCTTCTTAGTTCAAGACTTTTAGAAAcaacatttataaattaaatttaagaaaagtaatgttagatatagtatattttaaaaaataatatagatcaTAGATTTATCGTTAAAATGTGAGTTATCatagatttattcattttatttaaaaaaaaaatggttgtgcAGAACTTTGCACATTTTAagattgtacaaatcattttttattataaaaaatatttttaaaaaaacagaagaaaattcCATTCAATATCATTCTTGAGTCAACAAATTATACTTCTTTGTGTAACAAGATCTGGGGTAGAATGACTAATTAGCTGGCTTGCCGATAGTCACTTCATTATTTTTCTCTACCTCGAATCGGTCCAAATGTTTCAGCAAAACTTTGAGTCTAACCAATCACGCGACCCATTCTAGGTAGTTTAAGGAAAGATCAAGAGTCTAGCGGCCACTAATCTCCATGAATCATTTTCAAATCAGCTCTTCAATATGCAACCGGCATGAGTAATGATTGGAGAATTGATTGACATGGTATTATATATGTCACGTCAGtcgatatattattaaaaaaaaaaacaaatctgatTCTCTCTTCCCACAATCAATTATCAGACTCACGACCATCGAAGTTATAATCTCTCTCCTCCCAAATTTGGTTCCATTCTCTCGTGCTCTTCAAGCTTCTCTTCtcattcctctttttttttcttcctccattCTATTTCAGTctttcccctttttttcttcccaaatcTGGTTCCATTCTCTCGTTCGTAGTGATAGAGGCTAAGCAGTCTTCCCATTCCTCTTTTGTCGTCTCACAGAGAGAGTGTGTAACTCACGACAAAGATCGGCGAATCTGGATGGTGACGACGGCGCTGGCTAGCTGCGCATTCGGGCGTTGAGAGAGatgagtgatgagagagagagagagagagagagagagagagagagaggacatggcgtgagggagagaaatggagaagatGACAGTGGGTTACTGTGAGGAGGACGACGAACCTTAGGTGGCAAAGGTCAGCAATTTTTGTGGGGTTTCCGACGTGGTTGGGCTCTTGGTGATAGCGGTTTGTAGCGGCTCACGGTGGTTCAAAATTGGAGAACCCAATGCTCttttttttgtgcaaaaataTGGGCCTCTTGGACGTCCAATGTTGACTTGGGTGACAATGTAGGGCGAGGGTTGTGGAGGATCTTGACATTGGGAGATTGTGACGTGGTGGTTGCAACCGTTGGGCGTGCATGGACGAGTGACTAGTTCACAGCAACCGTGAGAAGAGGATGTATGCTTTGAGGTGGCTTACAGTGGTGAGAGGGTGGTTCGCGGCTTGACAGTTATGCCTTTTTGTGGAGGAAGAGGTTGGATTCCTCCTTCATTTGTGTCGTTGATTCTGCCTAAGAGTTGTTTGGAC
This genomic window contains:
- the LOC108997026 gene encoding probable copper-transporting ATPase HMA5 isoform X1, with the protein product MSPKETKVETGWSSEAKAAVFSVIGMTCSPACAGSVEKAIMRLPGIREAAVDVLNNRAQVLYHPSFVNEQTIRETIENVGFQATLISNDKNIKKSTQVCKIHVNGMTCTSCSSTIESALQAIPGVQKAQVALATEEAEIHYSPKTVSCNKLLETIENTGFEAMLISTGEEISNIELKVDGLDTDHHTTRLIEKSLQAIPGVQEIIIYPELNKVLISYKPDMIGPRTFISVIESTGGGCFKASIYPKGGGKEARRQEEIKQYYRFFLWSLVFTIPVFLTSMVLMYIPEFRQVLDTKVINMLTVGMVVRWELSTPVQFIIGRRFYFGSYKALRHGSANMDVLIVLGTNAAYFYSVYSLLRAAYSKDFEGTDFFETSTMLISFILLGKYLEVLAKGKTSEAIAKLLELTPETAILLTLDGEGNEVSEQEIDGRLIQKNDVIKIIPGAKVATDGYVLRGESHVNESMITGESRPVAKRKGDTVIGGTVNENGVLHIKATRVGSDTALSQIVRLVESAQMAKAPIQKYADRISKYFVPLVIILSLSTWFAWFLAGKFHAYPKSWIPSSMSSFELALQFGISVMVIACPCALGLATPTAVMVGTGVGASQGVLIKGGQALESAHKANCIMFDKTGTLTVGKPVVVNTQLLKKMELQEFYVLIAATEVNSEHPLAKAIVEYAKNFVEDKENPSWPEARAFISITGHGVKASIQNREIIVGNKSLMFNQNVEIPLDAKDILAKAEGMAQTGILVAIDREVAGVLAISDPLKPGAREVISILKSMKIRSIMVTGDNWGTANSVAGEVGIETVIAEAKPEDKAEKVRDFQASGYIVAMVGDGMNDSPALAAANVGMAIGAGTDIAIEAADIVLMRNNLEDVISAIDISRKTFSRILLNYIWALGFNILGIPIAAGFLFPFTGFRLPPWIAGAAMAASSVSVVCSSLLLKYYKGPRKLDNLEIHGITIE